A stretch of the Syntrophales bacterium genome encodes the following:
- the cmk gene encoding (d)CMP kinase has protein sequence MEKRLVITVDGPAGAGKSTVSKILARKLSYIYLDTGALYRAFACKVAEEGIPADDEKRLSGLCAEINVSLKSVNSVIRIIVDDEDVTKKIRGQDIGMLASKVSAVPVVRKTLLSIQRKTGKNGGIVAEGRDMGTVVFPHADFKFFLNARVEERSRRRFTELAEKGENPNFEEVKRDLIIRDRQDSERKIAPLKPSKDSIAIDSTDMSITDVVEEMLKVIKENPVFR, from the coding sequence ATGGAGAAAAGGTTGGTCATAACTGTAGATGGTCCCGCTGGTGCAGGTAAAAGCACCGTGAGTAAAATTCTTGCCAGGAAGCTTTCCTATATTTATCTGGATACCGGTGCTCTTTACAGGGCCTTTGCCTGCAAAGTAGCAGAAGAAGGAATACCTGCTGATGACGAAAAGCGACTTTCAGGCTTGTGTGCAGAAATTAACGTCTCACTGAAAAGTGTTAATAGTGTCATTAGAATCATTGTGGATGATGAAGATGTCACCAAAAAAATCAGGGGTCAGGACATCGGAATGCTTGCTTCGAAGGTTTCCGCTGTCCCCGTTGTCAGAAAGACTCTACTTTCTATACAGAGGAAAACAGGAAAAAATGGGGGGATTGTTGCCGAGGGTAGAGATATGGGGACAGTAGTATTTCCCCATGCCGACTTTAAGTTTTTCCTGAATGCAAGGGTTGAGGAGAGGAGCAGGAGGAGATTCACAGAGCTGGCGGAAAAGGGAGAAAATCCCAATTTTGAAGAGGTTAAAAGAGATTTGATAATTAGAGACCGGCAGGATAGTGAAAGAAAGATAGCTCCCCTTAAACCTTCTAAAGATTCTATCGCTATTGATTCTACAGATATGAGCATTACAGATGTTGTTGAGGAGATGTTGAAAGTTATTAAAGAGAACCCTGTTTTCAGATAA